A genomic segment from Aspergillus puulaauensis MK2 DNA, chromosome 1, nearly complete sequence encodes:
- a CDS encoding guanine nucleotide exchange factor DCK1 (COG:T;~EggNog:ENOG410PFQZ;~InterPro:IPR042455,IPR027357,IPR032376,IPR043161, IPR035892,IPR036028,IPR027007,IPR010703,IPR026791, IPR001452;~PFAM:PF00018,PF16172,PF14429,PF06920;~go_function: GO:0005085 - guanyl-nucleotide exchange factor activity [Evidence IEA];~go_function: GO:0005515 - protein binding [Evidence IEA];~go_process: GO:0007264 - small GTPase mediated signal transduction [Evidence IEA]), whose protein sequence is MPWRPLPRIAFAVAIYPFQPSTPADLPLELGDELYIIEQGGKNGEWCRGYLVAPPSLLAGLTSTKGQTLEARVFSGIFPRNCVEIREVLGDSEGNKTLTNEERSIGDRTEDVDVDVRSSLAFSQDGEHAAGELSDVVIAKKEKPSQILIQKSDDGDQSTPRGARSSPWGMLPLTPVNVAPRDPDAPKPAAPVPMLKIGDETPTSLAEPLVDEIASCLREWHSTKLHELLLSQQYQVVEEMSNIVQELDYARRKLLYNVLTSKEKEALRQEVVWKLVRGNKLLGGEVIVRDPEQRGRLLTGEDSAVQLAKLQAEMSMLESSPTQTSDVAVLNHLLLEVNAVSGNTPGPVVLAVYLCALSETGTLKPLSETYNLDIPSPEEFASSGQSNKLKTLFTELSSTDIGDGSAGGPKLYLVVSVRAPEVTSAGSDLALSTSSASREGPASPKSPTNSNSVKGPGLKPRRSMMWSSKQRSAQSLEQPREATKPPPQSSGSMASNKAGVQSPKDSTQLRTIGVGLLEVSPILRQDKDTEQVVNIWSTSERTEDGEGYTDGFDALIRSLLPSSTGKYVRSARAARIHLHLFPFVESDSDILIRKNPTVLHDVVQTRRIGFSQAPSKPRSDIYLTVSQATFPAEALLSHPHSGQIPMASDPALRNLQLTLEVRTASGARVDKCVFPASSNLAAHTAWRTTITEKGKPWNQTIRLNIPADKIPGSHVIMSIADAPGFPFALAWMPLWYNQAFIRDGPHSLLLHAYDKHTSSIENGKGAYLSLPWSALGKNESAKDEALTGPLATLHLDTHLCSTEYSQDQVILSLLNWKERPVDEVLDTLKRVLFVPEIEIVKQLSSVFDALFSILVENAGNEEYEDLIFNNLVTVLGIVHDRRFNLGPLVDHYAENQFNFPFATPCLIRSYLRLLQASSDLQHSRSLRATFKVGRHVLKFIINARQQQKLKEEGIGITRVQSTFNRDLHTIFKSLEALMKNPSPAMVGNKTLVVQHFHTWIPELSAVLSRDEVIMIALSFMDSCADVKGMLILYKLVLIQHYTRLDIFNSGSERQGLISSCANWLHPYWGATGAVSDLYRDQVRLVCAILAELLTLPDPQLYTFMPKIISSYYSIIPDGVDDTEYLSLLFSKSFPFQLKPSKTSQKFDEVLVELSAIMAATAAIPNPKRLRLKDLELTNFLSQAFEVHNSILNCEAYPENWFSIHVYNHRATVKSLEYLASLMIDKLLPAPDDAETFDTRAWESFFMTLLKVVSSDALALETVPEQKRRTIWKIAGDVREQGADLLHSTWEAIGWETGEEERERYGLKKLGGYQVQYVPGLVAPIIELCLSVHEGLRHVAVDILRTMIISEWDLNRDLSIIETEVISSLDNLFKSKNMNEGVVQKLFIGELLGRFDGCEAFDEDLAKAVKALIETVDELLDLFVASQGGSMAESLHTLRLMEYMKDMGREDIFIRYVHELAQGQASAGNFTEAGLALQFHADLYDWDPRRSLPELANPSFPEQTPFERKESLYFSIIQYLEDAKAWTHALACYKELASHYEDTVMDFSKLSRAQSSMAKIHESIAKEDKQFPRYFRVSYKGLGFPPTLRDKEFIVECAPAERMATLIDRMQKEHPAAQVLSSGEVHDYEGQFLFISPVSVHRDINHPVYQRSKISPSVRDHLLISEPTRFSSTLRRHTRDVDIQEQWVEKVIYTTSEPFPNILRRSEVVSTEEVALSPLQTALERTWRKTQELYLLYRRAASGEDMSLTSLTEALEQLLDLNSASPSCVAHYRQFLTDKAEDDEEDEDDDENANTPKPADPLQNALAVALIDHALALKHSIALYSRPSHQATQSELTRRFEEAFAPELSSLRPVEATPPMPLQRPSPISSESHQVTALPRSTSPEQELIRASRKNSQIRRRGSRKQSVSQRISIMNPFKRSNHGASNSVATLQGQPNGKVNGHARAVSSGKEEADLDDAATVHSRTTNQSRDTNHKRRSFFGEVLQKHASSLSISASAAEDDSVSHRRQRSRSASRSAVDKSTENVSRTTSRHNGTTEERPTPSVTNPKGGWSTIPSVTEHPRPVTRSSATSNSVRSPVAHTNGASNPGGPGGVRDSVMKRFSLLKGVGRKASRLDFKNEQPVHEE, encoded by the coding sequence ATGCCCTGGCGGCCTCTGCCTCGAATTGCCTTTGCGGTCGCCATTTACCCCTTCCAGCCTTCCACCCCGGCCGATCTACCCCTAGAACTCGGCGATGAACTATACATCATTGAGCAAGGCGGCAAAAATGGTGAATGGTGTCGCGGTTACTTGGTTGCTCCGCCGTCTTTGCTAGCAGGTTTAACGAGCACCAAAGGTCAAACGCTCGAGGCGCGAGTCTTTTCGGGCATCTTTCCCCGCAATTGCGTAGAGATTCGCGAAGTGCTAGGAGACAGCGAGGGCAACAAGACCTTAACAAATGAAGAACGATCGATTGGCGACAGGACAGAAGATGTAGATGTGGATGTGCGGAGCAGTCTAGCTTTTTCTCAAGATGGCGAACATGCTGCCGGCGAATTGTCCGACGTCGTGAtcgcaaagaaagaaaagcccTCGCAAATCCTCATCCAAAAGTCAGACGACGGTGATCAGTCAACTCCACGAGGGGCGCGGTCCAGCCCCTGGGGTATGCTGCCACTTACCCCGGTCAATGTAGCCCCTCGAGATCCGGATGCGCCCAAGCCAGCCGCGCCTGTTCCTATGCTCAAAATTGGTGACGAAACTCCCACTTCGCTTGCGGAGCCATTGGTTGATGAAATCGCCTCGTGTTTGCGCGAGTGGCATTCCACCAAGCTACACGAGTTACTCCTTTCACAACAATATCAGGTCGTGGAGGAAATGTCGAATATTGTCCAGGAACTTGATTACGCTAGACGGAAGCTTCTATACAACGTTCTCACGtcaaaggagaaagaagctCTACGGCAGGAGGTAGTTTGGAAGCTTGTGCGAGGCAATAAACTACTTGGTGGGGAGGTCATTGTACGAGATCCGGAACAGAGAGGTCGGCTATTAACAGGCGAGGATTCCGCTGTACAATTGGCGAAGCTCCAGGCTGAAATGAGCATGCTCGAAAGCAGTCCCACCCAAACTTCCGACGTTGCTGTTCTCAATCATCTACTCTTGGAGGTCAACGCTGTCTCAGGTAATACTCCTGGCCCCGTGGTTCTGGCCGTTTATCTATGTGCCCTATCGGAAACCGGCACGTTAAAGCCCTTGTCCGAAACATATAACCTAGACATTCCGTCTCCAGAAGAATTTGCAAGCTCGGGTCAgagcaacaagctcaagACGCTCTTTACCGAGCTGTCTAGTACAGACATTGGGGACGGGTCGGCGGGCGGCCCCAAGCTTTACCTTGTGGTGAGCGTTCGAGCGCCAGAGGTAACCTCTGCAGGAAGTGACCTCGCGTTATCtacatcttcagcttctcgcGAAGGACCAGCTTCTCCTAAATCGCCTACCAATAGCAACTCTGTCAAGGGCCCCGGCCTGAAACCCCGCCGCAGCATGATGTGGTCCTCCAAACAACGCAGCGCCCAGAGCTTAGAACAGCCAAGGGAAGCCACCAAGCCTCCGCCTCAATCTTCTGGGAGTATGGCAAGCAACAAGGCAGGTGTTCAGTCACCGAAGGACTCTACACAGCTTCGTACCATCGGCGTCGGTCTCCTGGAAGTCTCCCCGATTCTACGTCAAGATAAAGACACTGAGCAGGTGGTCAACATTTGGTCCACTTCTGAGCGGACTGAGGATGGGGAAGGCTACACAGATGGGTTTGACGCCTTAATCCGTTCGTTACTGCCCAGCTCAACTGGCAAATATGTGAGATCTGCTCGGGCCGCTCGcattcatcttcaccttttCCCTTTTGTCGAATCCGATTCGGACATTTTGATCCGGAAGAACCCAACAGTTCTGCATGATGTCGTTCAAACTAGGAGGATTGGGTTTTCGCAGGCCCCATCTAAGCCTAGATCCGATATCTACCTCACTGTCTCGCAGGCTACCTTCCCAGCTGAGGCACTTCTCTCGCACCCTCATTCTGGCCAAATTCCAATGGCTTCAGATCCTGCACTCCGCAATCTGCAGCTCACTTTAGAGGTACGCACCGCATCAGGAGCACGAGTCGACAAATGTGTCTTcccagcttcatccaacCTAGCCGCGCATACAGCGTGGAGAACAACTATCACCGAGAAGGGAAAGCCCTGGAATCAGACCATCCGCCTCAACATCCCGGCTGACAAAATTCCCGGCTCCCATGTGATTATGAGCATTGCGGATGCCCCCGGATTCCCGTTTGCGTTAGCTTGGATGCCTTTATGGTACAATCAAGCCTTTATACGAGACGGCCCCCATTCTCTACTCTTGCATGCCTATGATAAACACACTTCAAGCATTGAGAATGGTAAAGGTGCCTATCTATCTTTGCCCTGGAGCGCCCTAGGAAAGAACGAATCTGCGAAGGACGAGGCGCTCACGGGTCCCCTTGCTACCCTTCACCTCGACACGCACCTGTGCAGCACAGAATACTCACAGGACCAAGTTATATTGAGCTTACTTAATTGGAAGGAGCGGCCCGTTGATGAAGTCCTGGATACTTTGAAGAGAGTTCTTTTCGTTCCAGAAATTGAGATCGTCAAGCAGTTGAGCAGCGTCTTCGACGCGCTGTTTTCGATTCTCGTGGAAAACGCAGGAAATGAGGAATACGAAGACCTTATCTTTAATAACCTTGTTACGGTTCTGGGGATTGTTCACGATCGACGATTCAACCTGGGCCCATTGGTGGACCACTACGCGGAGAACCAGTTCAACTTCCCTTTCGCAACACCATGCCTAATCCGAAGCTACCTCCGTCTCTTGCAGGCTAGCTCTGACCTGCAGCATTCACGTAGCCTTCGCGCTACTTTCAAGGTAGGTCGCCATGTGCTGAAGttcatcatcaacgcccggcagcagcagaagttgaaggaagagggaATCGGTATCACCCGTGTTCAATCAACCTTTAACCGAGACTTGCATACGATTTTCAAGTCACTGGAGGCGCTGATGAAAAATCCTTCACCCGCCATGGTCGGTAATAAAACTCTTGTTGTCCAACACTTCCACACCTGGATTCCAGAGCTCTCGGCGGTCCTGAGCCGGGATGAAGTGATCATGATCGCTTTGAGTTTCATGGACTCCTGTGCCGACGTGAAGGGAATGTTGATTCTGTACAAGTTGGTTCTAATTCAGCACTACACGAGACTCGATATCTTCAACTCTGGGTCAGAGAGACAGGGTCTTATTTCTAGCTGTGCCAATTGGTTGCATCCCTACTGGGGAGCCACAGGCGCTGTTTCTGATCTGTACCGTGATCAGGTCCGTCTGGTATGCGCCATTTTGGCAGAGCTTCTAACTCTGCCGGATCCGCAACTTTACACATTTATGCCGAAGATCATTTCTTCGTACTACTCCATCATTCCGGACGGTGTGGATGATACCGAATACCTGTCTCTTCTATTCAGCAAAtccttccccttccagcTTAAGCCTTCAAAGACCAGTCAAAAGTTTGATGAAGTCCTCGTCGAGCTGTCGGCCATCATGGCTGCAACTGCGGCGATACCCAACCCCAAACGCCTGCGGTTGAAGGATCTTGAACTTACCAATTTCCTTTCTCAGGCATTCGAGGTTCATAATTCGATATTGAACTGCGAGGCGTATCCCGAGAATTGGTTCAGTATCCATGTCTACAACCACAGGGCGACGGTGAAGAGCCTTGAGTACCTCGCTTCACTGATGATCGATAAGCTGCTGCCGGCTCCTGATGATGCGGAAACGTTTGATACAAGGGCGTGGGAATCTTTCTTCATGACACTACTGAAGGTCGTCTCAAGTGATGCTCTCGCCCTGGAAACTGTTCCAGAGCAGAAGCGGCGTACTATCTGGAAGATCGCTGGCGATGTTCGAGAACAAGGCGCAGATTTGTTGCACTCTACTTGGGAAGCGATCGGCTGGGAGactggcgaggaagagagagaacgTTACGGACTCAAAAAACTTGGCGGTTACCAGGTGCAATACGTCCCAGGTCTTGTCGCCCCTATTATTGAGCTCTGTCTCAGTGTTCACGAGGGGCTGCGTCACGTAGCAGTTGATATTCTGCGAACCATGATCATCAGCGAATGGGATTTGAACCGGGATCTATCTATTATCGAGACTGAGGTAATATCCAGTTTAGATAATCTCTTCAAGTCAAAGAACATGAACGAGGGTGTTGTTCAGAAGCTCTTCATTGGCGAACTGCTTGGTCGTTTTGATGGCTGTGAAGCATTTGATGAAGACCTCGCAAAGGCAGTCAAGGCTCTCATAGAGACTGTTGATGAGCTTCTGGATCTATTTGTGGCATCTCAAGGCGGCTCTATGGCCGAGAGCTTGCATACTCTTCGGCTAATGGAGTACATGAAGGATATGGGTCGAGAAGATATCTTCATACGCTACGTCCATGAGCTCGCCCAAGGCCAGGCTTCCGCAGGCAATTTCACTGAGGCCGGACTCGCACTTCAATTCCATGCGGACTTATATGACTGGGATCCGAGGCGGTCCCTGCCCGAGCTTGCCAACCCTTCGTTCCCTGAACAAACTCCCTTTGAAAGGAAGGAATCCCTGTACTTCTCAATCATCCAATACCTTGAGGACGCTAAGGCTTGGACACATGCGCTAGCTTGCTATAAGGAGCTTGCATCGCATTACGAAGATACGGTCATGGATTTCTCCAAGCTCTCGCGCGCCCAGAGTtcgatggcgaagatccACGAGTCCATTGCGAAAGAAGACAAACAGTTCCCCCGCTACTTCCGGGTCTCGTACAAGGGTCTTGGATTCCCACCGACGTTACGTGATAAGGAGTTTATCGTTGAATGTGCCCCGGCAGAACGCATGGCTACACTTATTGATCGCATGCAGAAGGAGCATCCGGCCGCGCAGGTGCTATCTTCCGGCGAAGTCCACGACTATGAAGGACAGTTCTTGTTTATCAGCCCAGTTAGTGTGCACCGAGACATAAACCACCCTGTCTACCAGCGATCCAAGATCTCACCGTCCGTCCGTGACCATCTCTTAATTTCGGAACCCACACGGTTCAGTTCCACGTTGAGGAGACATACTCGCGACGTGGATATCCAAGAGCAATGGGTGGAGAAGGTCATCTACACGACATCCGAACCCTTCCCCAACATTCTTCGGAGAAGCGAAGTGGTCAGTACCGAAGAGGTTGCATTATCACCCCTACAAACCGCCCTCGAACGGACCTGGCGCAAGACGCAAGAGCTATACTTGCTGTATAGACGTGCGGCGTCCGGCGAAGATATGAGTTTGACAAGCTTGACTGAAGCTCTTGAGCAATTGCTAGACCTAAACTCCGCCTCACCAAGCTGCGTCGCTCATTACCGTCAGTTTTTGACCGATaaggctgaagatgatgaggaggacgaggacgatgacgagaatGCGAACACGCCCAAGCCAGCCGATCCGTTGCAAAATGCCCTTGCTGTGGCTCTCATTGACCATGCCTTGGCACTCAAGCACTCCATCGCACTATATTCGCGCCCATCACATCAGGCTACCCAGAGCGAGCTAACACGTCGGTTTGAAGAAGCCTTTGCGCCGGAACTCTCTTCCCTTCGACCCGTCGAGGCTACGCCTCCAATGCCGCTTCAAAGACCGTCCCCTATCTCGTCAGAAAGCCACCAGGTGACTGCTCTGCCTCGGTCAACGAGTCCAGAACAGGAGTTGATTCGCGCCTCGCGGAAGAACAGCCAGATTCGAAGACGAGGTTCACGGAAGCAATCTGTCAGCCAACGAATCAGCATCATGAATCCTTTCAAACGCTCCAATCACGGAGCAAGCAACTCTGTGGCCACGCTGCAGGGCCAGCCGAACGGCAAAGTTAACGGTCATGCTCGGGCTGTCTCGTCGggcaaagaagaagctgaTCTCGATGATGCTGCTACTGTCCATAGTCGAACAACGAACCAATCACGGGATACAAACCATAAGAGACGGAGTTTCTTTGGAGAAGTCTTGCAGAAGCACGCATCCTCTTTGTCGATAAGCGCTAGCGCTGCTGAGGACGACAGCGTGTCGCATAGGCGGCAACGATCTCGCAGCGCCTCTCGTAGCGCTGTGGACAAGTCCACGGAGAACGTCAGCCGCACCACATCTCGTCATAATGGCACCACAGAAGAACGACCAACTCCCTCAGTCACAAACCCTAAAGGAGGGTGGTCAACTATACCTTCAGTCACCGAGCACCCCCGGCCAGTAACACGCAGCAGTGCAACTTCGAACTCGGTTCGAAGCCCTGTCGCCCACACCAACGGTGCCTCGAACCCCGGGGGACCCGGGGGTGTACGGGATTCCGTCATGAAACGCTTCAGCTTGCTCAAGGGTGTTGGACGCAAAGCAAGCCGTCTTGATTTCAAAAACGAGCAACCCGTTCAT
- a CDS encoding GTP-Rho binding exocyst subunit SEC3 (COG:U;~EggNog:ENOG410PHSF;~InterPro:IPR028258,IPR019160;~PFAM:PF09763,PF15277;~go_component: GO:0000145 - exocyst [Evidence IEA];~go_process: GO:0006887 - exocytosis [Evidence IEA]) — MNGPDRSRGPPGEIPPQRDPRRGAESRNGGHAGSGDGASRAERFEDEKRRIVQSSFAKKDSDGALVESYITHVRIVEDSAYPSSPAPPTGPPENKKARVIIVAVRRSGRVRMHKARENNDGSFSIGKTWMLDDLSAIQSFNAWVPSTPLEEQQKQWASSVGFVVNVGKPYYWHAKTSKEKDFFIASLVKIYKKYTGGKMPNLIGFDERERQLLLGAPPSGAKGPMPGPSHPEGPLPHPRPPSSQGGSRPQSPHWAARARSRDAAKRRPAEEELPIRAQRSREQMRRPSTGQSGKSGPPPFAPPQHPPPVTPVDQNDQLPPPRAIERLAAESGSQRTSPLSPPGSRNKDVPSSLRTAQSREKVSKESKEGSLSSLHTEPRPPSSRSGKTIPEPRPTPRSQDSNSSIPETRRVNDDIVPGLVPSELRVKEPSKGGITAISASSGQATAPVGDQLSSSGHMQAADVPPALFPGSSASNSTPAKAVEAPQAVSEKKPEPSETIKESQPASPPTSPPEDPKGNEEDAFDAHRPGLGPMIKKKSNKDVAGAFRKAANAHGAFKPRAGGAGEKLLAAAKKQAAREGPDGITGVVPAPSLLRKPDEDSKAITAEERVEETTAVSTQEATVPTVTPPLDIPDAPAAPAAPAAPEPPKVQITEAVADTAVTPMLDVPGGASDALTSKKDARSRSVSPSPRDRRRRRHEDNTVKYCQALGLDPKVLLDRGVDFDDILTDLGWNGRLSDEKRIEDLEADVRREIGRVEATSWLGNLEQQEGKVDQLAKLIDKTVDECEELDNLLTLYSHELNTLRDDVSYIETQSQGLQVQTANQKLLHSELQTLLKTLSISSKDLQPLKEASLSNADGLRDTEIALSALYKAMLTIDPGIWHNKKRFDASGGHGTVGVYADTEIGQMRAIKDKKEEYRFHSTSFLQRLKQFMGIAYQVAEQKRADAAANSNKDPMKLDGSARVYSRRELWVYSALTLFAREVSGPEWQSLITSYEQHARQSYQAEFRDNSMAWKKTARKMTGDEQELLFTHQDKEKEAEGITTAARKLTVRRGKTIRAAAGLRLSSGEKQHGKLEPFEVFAGALQESTKMISEEQNFIVRFFHLTSLSSADFADIVASGAPDERPLPDFTIKQSPDPDRAMARKVEQAMDELYTFWPTDMQNLVDWSVKADPLQGIGILFALEKSISELDDTNQDFIVHSLQKLHTRLLGLFNRFVDEQIRGIEETKVKVNKRKGVISFMRVFPNFSAAVENMLSDPSQELYDVRISIDEAYDRINRAMWESLKFIAKEAPGQSTAVAAAASSGDPEDKEILNYHILLIENMNHYVEEVDVRNLPVLERWRDRAQEDMGEHMKLYLDSVVHRPLGKLIDFIESVEGLAAAASSPADIASRPSHSRSVAKKVLAAYDGKEIRRGVELLRKRVEKHFGDADDPGLSRSLVLKVIRECEGRYEQVYDRTQHIIRTVYEGSLELEWRKEDAFAMFRK; from the exons ATGAATGGCCCCGATCGATCGAGGGGTCCTCCGGGAGAAATCCCGCCGCAAAGGGATCCTCGCCGAGGCGCTGAAAGTCGGAATGGTGGACACGCTGGCTCCGGGGATGGTGCATCGAGGGCGGAGAGAttcgaggacgagaagcGGAGGATTGTGCAAAGTAGCTTTGCTAAGAAAGATAGTGACGGTGCCT TGGTTGAATCCTACATCACTCACGTTCGAATTGTGGAAGATAGCGCGTATCCTTCCAGCCCCGCTCCGCCGACTGGACCCCCTGAGAACAAGAAAGCGAGAGTTATAATCGTCGCGGTGAGACGGTCCGGAAGAGTGCGCATGCACAAGGCTAGGGAAAATAATGACGGTTCATTCTCGATCGGTAAAACATGGATGTTGGATGATCTGTCGGCGATTCAATCATTCAATGCATGGGTGCCTTCCACCCCGCTGGAGGAACAACAAAAGCAGTGGGCGTCGAGTGTAGGCTTTGTGGTGAATGTTGGGAAACCGTATTACTGGCACGCGAAAACCTCAAAGGAGAAGGACTTCTTCATTGCGAGTTTGGTGAAGATCTACAAAAAGTACACGGGTGGTAAAATGCCTAATCTCATAGGTTTTGACGAGCGTGAGCGACAACTCCTTCTGGGAGCACCACCATCCGGCGCAAAGGGACCTATGCCGGGCCCATCGCACCCTGAAGGACCGCTCCCTCATCCACGTCCACCATCGTCTCAGGGAGGAAGTCGGCCTCAATCACCTCATTGGGCAGCCCGTGCACGCAGTCGTGATGCAGCCAAACGAAGACCAGCTGAGGAAGAATTGCCCATACGAGCTCAGAGGAGTCGCGAGCAAATGCGACGGCCATCAACAGGGCAGTCTGGGAAAAGTGGACCCCCTCCATTTGCAcctcctcaacatcctccgccGGTCACCCCAGTTGACCAAAATGACCAGCTACCACCTCCGCGTGCAATTGAGCGGCTTGCGGCTGAATCTGGGTCGCAGAGAACATCTCCACTCTCACCTCCAGGATCCAGGAATAAGGATGTCCCTAGCAGCCTGAGAACTGCACAGTCGAGGGAAAAGGTTAGCAAAGAGTCCAAGGAAGGTAGCCTATCAAGCCTCCACACCGAGCCCCGACCACCATCCTCCCGCAGTGGCAAAACTATACCTGAACCGCGCCCCACACCACGTAGTCAAGATTCGAACTCCAGTATACCCGAGACGAGACGAGTCAATGATGACATTGTCCCGGGACTTGTTCCGAGTGAACTGCGAGTTAAAGAACCCTCAAAAGGAGGTATCACAGCAATTTCCGCTTCTTCGGGGCAAGCGACAGCCCCTGTAGGAGATCAATTGAGCAGCTCGGGCCATATGCAAGCTGCCGACGTACCACCCGCATTATTTCCAGGTTCCTCTGCAAGTAACAGTACTCCTGCCAAGGCTGTTGAGGCACCACAAGCAGTTTCAGAGAAAAAGCCTGAGCCAAGTGAGACTATTAAGGAgagccagccagcttccccaCCAACTAGTCCTCCGGAAGATCCAAAAgggaatgaagaagatgcttTTGACGCCCATCGACCGGGCCTTGGACCTATGATCAAAAAGAAGTCAAATAAAGATGTTGCTGGTGCGTTCCGCAAGGCTGCTAACGCGCATGGCGCATTCAAGCCTCGGGCCGGAGGTGCTGGGGAGAAGCTTTTGGCTGCTGCAAAAAAGCAAGCCGCTAGGGAAGGACCCGATGGGATCACCGGTGTTGTGCCTGCTCCATCCCTCCTTCGGAAACCAGACGAGGACTCTAAGGCGATTACAGCCGAGGAACGTGTTGAAGAGACTACTGCTGTATCTACACAGGAAGCCACAGTACCTACAGTGACTCCACCACTAGATATACCAGATGCACCCGCTGCACCCGCCGCACCCGCTGCCCCGGAACCTCCGAAGGTTCAGATTACAGAGGCTGTTGCAGATACCGCCGTAACGCCTATGCTGGACGTACCCGGCGGGGCATCGGATGCGTTAACCTCTAAAAAAGACGCAAGATCGCGTTCTGTATCGCCCTCTCCTCGAGATCGAAGGCGCAGACGTCATGAAGATAATACCGTAAAGTATTGTCAAGCGCTCGGACTTGACCCGAAAGTCCTTCTGGATCGCGGAgtggactttgatgatatCTTGACTGATCTTGGCTGGAATGGCCGTCTTTCAGATGAAAAGAGAatcgaagatcttgaagcAGATGTTCGTCGAGAGATCGGTCGTGTCGAGGCTACAAGCTGGCTTGGTAACCTCGAGCAACAAGAAGGCAAAGTAGATCAACTTGCCAAGCTAATCGACAAGACTGTTGATGAATGTGAGGAGCTAGACAATCTCCTAACCTTGTATTCGCACGAACTCAAT ACTCTTCGCGACGACGTATCATATATTGAGACCCAATCTCAAGGTTTACAAGTTCAGACCGCCAACCAAAAGCTCCTTCATAGTGAACTACAAACTCTATTGAAGACTCTCTCCATTTCGTCAAAGGACTTACAACCCTTGAAAGAAGCATCGCTCAGCAATGCTGATGGCTTAAGGGACACCGAGATTGCGCTCTCTGCTTTATACAAGGCGATGTTGACGATCGATCCCGGAATTTGGCACAACAAAAAACGATTCGATGCTTCTGGGGGCCACGGCACTGTGGGCGTCTATGCTGATACTGAGATCGGGCAGATGCGTGCCATCAAGGACAAAAAAGAGGAGTACCGTTTTCACTCGACATCTTTTCTTCAACGACTCAAGCAATTTATGGGTATCGCTTATCAAGTAGCGGAGCAGAAACGGGCTGATGCGGCAGCAAATTCAAACAAAGATCCGATGAAACTTGATGGCTCAGCCAGAGTTTATTCTCGTCGGGAGTTATGGGTATACAGTGCTTTAACCCTCTTCGCTAGGGAAGTTAGTGGGCCAGAATGGCAATCCTTGATCACCTCGTACGAACAACACGCCAGACAATCCTATCAAGCCGAGTTCCGTGATAACAGCATGGCATGGAAAAAGACAGCAAGAAAAATGACCGGCGACGAACAGGAACTGCTTTTCACCCATCAAgacaaagagaaggaagcggaaggcATCACAACAGCGGCGAGGAAGCTAACTGTGAGGCGGGGAAAGACTATCAGGGCGGCTGCGGGATTGAGACTATCCTCCGGCGAAAAACAGCATGGAAAGCTTGAACCTTTCGAAGTGTTCGCGGGCGCTCTTCAGGAatcgacgaagatgatttcAGAGGAGCAAAATTTTATCGTGCGTTTCTTCCACTTAACATCGCTTTCGAGCGCGGATTTTGCGGATATTGTGGCCTCGGGGGCACCGGACGAGCGTCCACTTCCCGACTTCACCATCAAACAATCACCCGATCCGGATCGGGCAATGGCAAGGAAGGTTGAGCAGGCCATGGATGAGCTTTACACATTCTGGCCTACTGACATGCAAAACCTTGTGGACTGGTCCGTCAAAGCGGATCCTCT ACAAGGAATTGGTATCCTGTTTGCCCTGGAGAAGTCAATCTCCGAGTTGGATGATACCAACCAAGATTTCATTGTCCACTCACTCCAGAAGCTGCACActcgccttcttggcctcTTTAATCGGTTCGTCGATGAGCAGATCCGTGGCATAGAAGAGACCAAGGTCAAAGTCAACAAGCGAAAGGGTGTTATTTCGTTTATGAGAGTCTTCCCCAACTTCTCTGCTGCAGTAGAGAACATGCTTTCCGATCCATCACAAGAGCTCTATGACGTCCGCATCAGTATCGACGAGGCGTATGACCGCATCAACCGGGCGATGTGGGAGTCACTGAAATTTATCGCCAAGGAGGCACCCGGCCAGTCCACGGcagtcgcagcagcagccagctcTGGTGATCCCGAAGACAAGGAAATATTGAATTATCATATTCTCTTGATTGAGAACATGAACCACTAcgttgaggaggttgatgttcGAAACTTACCGGTCCTAGAGCGATGGCGTGATCGTGCGCAAGAGGACATGGGTGAACACATGAAGCTCTACCTGGACTCTGTGGTCCATCGGCCACTTGGGAAATTAATCGACTTTATTGAGTCGGTAGAGGgtctggcagcagcggccaGTAGCCCAGCAGACATCGCGAGCCGTCCTAGCCACTCACGCTCCGTAGCGAAGAAGGTGCTGGCAGCCTACGACGGAAAAGAGATACGGCGGGGAGTTGAATTGCTAAGGAAACGAGTCGAGAAGCACTTTGGCGACGCAGACGACCCTGGACTCAGTCGGAGCCTGGTATTAAAAGTGATTCGAGAGTGTGAGGGTCGTTATGAGCAGGTGTACGACCGAACACAACACATCATCCGCACAGTATATGAAGGCTCACTTGAGCTTGAGTGGCGCAAGGAGGATGCTTTTGCCATGTTCCGCAAGTGA